The window TAGGTCAGGCAGGCGCTTCATCAGCAGGTCACGGTTCCAGGCATAGCGCGCCTTCACGGCCTCCAGCTCCTGTGTGGCCTTGAACGCCTCGATCGCGGCGAGCTGCGACAGTTCCGGCGGCGAGATGTAGAGGCTCTGGGCAATGCGCTCGACCGGCCGCACCAGCTCTTCCGGCAGCACCATCCAGCCGATGCGCCAGCCGGTCATGCAGTAGTATTTCGAGAAGGAATTGATCACCGTCACGCCAGTGCCATGTGCCAGCGCCGTGACGTCCGGCGCGGCATAGGCCAGCCGGTGATATATTTCGTCCGAGATCGCCGCGATGCCTAACTCCTCCGCTGTTTTGACCAGCGCCGAAAGCTCGTCGGCGGGGATGACAGCGCCGGTCGGGTTGGCGGGGCTGGCGAACAGCACCCCCTTCAGCGGCTTTTCGCGATGCGCATCTTTGAGGTGTTCGGCATGCAGATAAGCATCGCCGCCGAGCTCGATCTCGACGATCTCGATGCCGAGCGCGGCCATGATGTTGCGGTAGGCCGGATAGCCGGGCGCGGCGATGGCGACACGGTCGCCCGGGTCGAACATGGCGAGAAATGCCAGATTGAAGGCGGCGGACGAGCCGGTGGTGACGGCGATGCGGGCCGGCGCGACATCGATCCCGTAATGCTCGCCATAATGCTCGGCGATCGCCTTGCGCAGCTCGGTCAGGCCGAGCGCGTCGGTATAGCCGATGCGTCCATGCTTCAGGGCGGCGGCGGCAGCTTGCCTGACCCCGGCCGGCGCCGGGTCGGACGGCTGGCCGACCGCCATCGACACCACGGGAACGCCGGTGGCCTTCAGCCGGTTGGCTTCGGCCAATATGTCCATGGCGTGGAACGGCTCGACCTCGCCGCGGCGTGAAAGCGAAACGACCATTTGAACTCTCGTCATGCCTGCCTTTTGCCTGCGCCGCACAAATGCCCGATTGATGTGGGGATCACAAGCGCGCACGAAGTTATTGATGCCGACTTTCCATCCTTCGCCGGCTCGTCTACCAGTGGACTGTCATGTTGAGCCGACCCGACCGATGATCGTCAGATCGACCCCAGTGCGAACCGGCCGCGGATTCGCCACGCTGCTACTTGCCGCCGCTATGGCGGTCACAAGTTCGGTCAGCGCCTTCGCGCAAGGCGTGCCGGTGGTGCGCGACGCCGAGATCGAGGCACTGGTGCGCGACTATGCCCGCCCTATCTTCAAGGCGGCGGGGCTCGCCAATGACGGCATCGATATCGTGTTGGTCAACGATCAGAGTTTCAATGCCTTCGTCGCCGGTCGCCGCATGTTCATCAACACCGGCGCCCTGGTGCAGGCGGAAACGCCTAATGAGATCATCGGCGTCATGGCCCATGAGGCTGGCCATATCGCCGGCGGCCACCAGCAGAAGCTGCGCGATCAGCTCGAGCGCGCCAAGACAATGGCCATCATCGCCACGCTGCTTGGCGCCGGCGCAATGGTTGCCGGCGCCACCACCAAAAGCAGCGGCCTTGCCGGCGCCGGCATGGGCGTCGCCGCCGGCGGCGGCGAGATGGCGCAGCGCAGCATCCTCGCTTACCAGCGCACTGAGGAGATCACCGCCGACCGCTCGGCGATCACTTATCTCAACGCCACCGGCCAGTCCGGCATGGGCATGCTAAAGACCTTTGCCCGCTTCCAGAGTGCCTTGTCGCTGTCGGGCACCCAGCTCGACCCATACCGGATCAGCCACCCGATGCCGCAGGAGCGCATCGCCAACCTCGAAGTGCTGGTCAAGCAGAGCCCTTACGTCAACGCGGTCGACCCGCCGGC is drawn from Mesorhizobium sp. B1-1-8 and contains these coding sequences:
- a CDS encoding pyridoxal phosphate-dependent aminotransferase, which codes for MVVSLSRRGEVEPFHAMDILAEANRLKATGVPVVSMAVGQPSDPAPAGVRQAAAAALKHGRIGYTDALGLTELRKAIAEHYGEHYGIDVAPARIAVTTGSSAAFNLAFLAMFDPGDRVAIAAPGYPAYRNIMAALGIEIVEIELGGDAYLHAEHLKDAHREKPLKGVLFASPANPTGAVIPADELSALVKTAEELGIAAISDEIYHRLAYAAPDVTALAHGTGVTVINSFSKYYCMTGWRIGWMVLPEELVRPVERIAQSLYISPPELSQLAAIEAFKATQELEAVKARYAWNRDLLMKRLPDLGFPLASPMDGAFYAFCDVTRHTNDSMAFARKMLAEAHVAATPGRDFDPLQGHRTMRFSYAGSHDDMVEAIARIERWLK
- a CDS encoding M48 family metalloprotease, translated to MIVRSTPVRTGRGFATLLLAAAMAVTSSVSAFAQGVPVVRDAEIEALVRDYARPIFKAAGLANDGIDIVLVNDQSFNAFVAGRRMFINTGALVQAETPNEIIGVMAHEAGHIAGGHQQKLRDQLERAKTMAIIATLLGAGAMVAGATTKSSGLAGAGMGVAAGGGEMAQRSILAYQRTEEITADRSAITYLNATGQSGMGMLKTFARFQSALSLSGTQLDPYRISHPMPQERIANLEVLVKQSPYVNAVDPPALQQRHDMMRIKIAAYTQGQAAVARLMRKNPGSLASRYGDAQVTYLYGNPAAALVKTAALIKEQPKNPYFQELRGDILMKANKPKDAAEAYAKAVSLDPARSGLLPVSLGQALMAMGTPDSLKKAVVQLNNGIGRDKENADAYRYLAQAYGELGDIPAADLATAEEHYYSGDYKNAKIFAMRAQQKLKRGEPDWLRAQDIINYTPSNKLK